In the genome of Bacteroidales bacterium, the window GATAAGTTGCTCTTTTTCCATCTGTTTCAGCAGGCGGCTGATCACCTCCCTGGCCGTTCCAAGCTGACCAGCAGCAGTCGGGTTCTTTTTTCTACGATGGCTTCGGCCTGGCTCTCTTTTTCATTCAGGCAGGAAGTAATGGAAAGAATGCAGCTTTCTCCCGGTTCAATATGGTAAAAGACAATTTCCCTCCCGGTGGGGTCCAGTTTCCGAAGCTTGATGGAACCATCCAGTACCAGAGGGACTTGTTTAATAAACTGTTGTTCCTTCAGGATAATTGTGCCTGCACTTAGCTCCCGGATTTCCGCATTCGCCAGCTCGTCCATGATATCCTTCTCAAAGGAAAAATGGGATATTAGATTTTCGGGACTCATACCAGTATTTTATCCGTATAACACTGCATGAAATTTATTGTTCCAAAGCGAAAGAGATAACTCCTAGCAAATTAGGGGATTAAGAAAAAGGCCCGTCCTGGGAAGGACAGGCTCTTTAAGCTGTTCAGGCTTGATCTGTTTCAGTCCTCGACGCCGAATTTAAAGATGGTCTGGGAAACAAAGTTCTCACCAGGGCGAAGTATGGTACCTGGGAAATCAGGCTGATTGGGCGAATCGGGAAAATGCTGTGTTTCCAGGCACAGGCCGGCATATTGCTCGTAGACCCTCTTGCCGGATACCAGCGAACCGTCCAGAAAGTTCCCTGTATAGAACTGCACCCCGGGTTCGGTGGTATGTACCTCCAGATAGCGCCCTGTTTTGGGATCCAGTACTTTGGCGGCCAGGGTTTTCTCCCCCTCCGGACCATCGATCACAAAGTTATGGTCATAGCCCAGGGGCTCGTTGTTCAGCTCATCAAAACCTTCTCCGATTATAGTTGGCTTTCTGAAATCAAAGGGAGTTCCCTCCACATTGGCCAGTTCTCCGGTGGGGATCAGCTCCTCATTCACCGGGGTATACCTGGATGCATTCAGATAGAGGATGTGATCCAGGATAGTCCCTTCCCCCGCCAGGTTAAAATAGCTGTGGTTGGTCAGGTTCAGTACCGTGGCCTTGTCGGTTTTAGCTTCATAGGTAATAAACAGCTGGTCCATCAGCAATTCATAGGTCACCGTCACGTCCAGCTTTCCCGGGTAGCCCTCCTCGCCATCGGGACTTGTATAACTCAGCTTCAGCGCAGCACGTTCGTCGCAGGCGATTACCTCAGGGATCCAGAGTTTCTTGTCAAAACCCCTGAGCCCTCCGTGCAGGGAGTTGTTCCCATTATTTGCGGCCAGGTGGTATAGCTCTCCATCCAGGGTGAATTGGGCTTTGGCAATCCGGTTCCCATATCTTCCCACCAGGGCTCCAAAGTAGGGGTGGCCTTCCAGGTAGGGCTCCAGCTTATCAAAACCAAGGGTAATAATGCCTGATTTTCCATTCTTATCGGGAGTGTGGATCCCTGTAATGATGCCTCCGTAGTTGGTAATAGTGACGATAATCTCTCTTTCATTCCTGAGGGTGTAGAGCATGGCCGAATCCCCTTCGGGAGTCAGACCGAAAAAAGACTTTTCCACTTTGCATTTGGGATTCTTCGCTTCGGTGGCGGAAGAGCCTTTCTCGGAGGGGTTGCATCCGGTTAGTATTAAAAAAACAATCAGTGAAAGTCCCGTGATAAGCGGGAATCCGGATAGATCAATAAATTTCCTGTTCATGATATGTACGATTAAGGTTTTAGATTCTTTCGAACTCCAGCCTTTCTCCCCGGATCATCTCATTAAAGAGCCCGTCCATATAGGCCAGCTTCCCGTTGACCCAGGTATGGCTTACTTTGGAGTGAAAAACCTCTCCCTGGAAAGGAGACCAGCCACATTTATAGTGAATATTGCTATGGGCCACGGTCCACTCCTGTTCCATATCCACCAGTACCAGGTCTGCTTTGAATCCGGGTTCAATGAAACCACGATCCTTCACTCCAAAAAGCCGGGCAGGGGCATGGCACATCTTCTCTACCACCTTTTCCATGCTGATCTTTCCCCGGTGAACCAGTTCCAGCATGGCGTTCAAAGAGTGTTGGACCAGGGGGCCTCCCGAAGGGGACTGGAAATATCTGCTCTGCTTTTCCTCGATGGTATGTGGTGCATGATCGGTGGCAATCACATCCAGCTTATCGTTCAAAACGGCAGCCAGGAGTGAATCGCGGTCATGTTTTGTTTTAATGGCGGGGTTCCACTTTATGAGGGTTCCTTTCCGCTTATAGTCGCCATCATCGAACCAGAGGTGATGAACGCAAACCTCTGCAGTAATCCGTTTCTTTTTAAAATCGGTTCCCTGTTCAAACAGCTCCAGTTCCCGGGCTGTGGATAAATGAAGAACATGCAGCCGGGCATTGTGTTTCCGGGCCAGTTCCACAGCCCGGGAACTGGAAAGGTAACAGGCTTCCTCGCTTCGGATCACGGGGTGCAGCTTCATCGGGACCTCATCGCCATACTCATCCCTTGCCTTCTGAATGTTCCTCCGAATGGTGGGCTCATCTTCACAGTGGGTGCAGATGAGCGTGGGTGATCCTGCAAAGATATTTTCCAGTGCTTTCGGGTCGTCCACCAGCATATTTCCGGTGGATGATCCCATAAATACCTTAACCCCGCAGTTTCTGGACGGATCGAGTTTTTTTATTTCCTTCAGGTTATTGTTGGTTGCTCCCAGGTAAAAGGAGTAATTGGCCATGGAGACCTCCGAGGCCCTGGTATACTTCTTTTCCAGTTCCTCGATGGAGGTAGCCGGTGGCTTTGTATTGGGCATCTCCATGTAGGAGGTGATGCCGCCTGCCACTGCAGCTTTTGATTCTGTGGCAATCTCGCCCTTGTGGGTCAGTCCGGGTTCCCTGAAGTGTACCTGGTCATCGATGACACCGGGAAGAAGATATTT includes:
- a CDS encoding cyclic nucleotide-binding domain-containing protein; protein product: MSPENLISHFSFEKDIMDELANAEIRELSAGTIILKEQQFIKQVPLVLDGSIKLRKLDPTGREIVFYHIEPGESCILSITSCLNEKESQAEAIVEKRTRLLLVSLERPGR
- a CDS encoding galactose mutarotase codes for the protein MNRKFIDLSGFPLITGLSLIVFLILTGCNPSEKGSSATEAKNPKCKVEKSFFGLTPEGDSAMLYTLRNEREIIVTITNYGGIITGIHTPDKNGKSGIITLGFDKLEPYLEGHPYFGALVGRYGNRIAKAQFTLDGELYHLAANNGNNSLHGGLRGFDKKLWIPEVIACDERAALKLSYTSPDGEEGYPGKLDVTVTYELLMDQLFITYEAKTDKATVLNLTNHSYFNLAGEGTILDHILYLNASRYTPVNEELIPTGELANVEGTPFDFRKPTIIGEGFDELNNEPLGYDHNFVIDGPEGEKTLAAKVLDPKTGRYLEVHTTEPGVQFYTGNFLDGSLVSGKRVYEQYAGLCLETQHFPDSPNQPDFPGTILRPGENFVSQTIFKFGVED
- a CDS encoding dihydroorotase gives rise to the protein MNNYLIKNAKIVNAGNITHGFVLVRGGIIRAMGAGEPGAEQDLAEEVDAGGKYLLPGVIDDQVHFREPGLTHKGEIATESKAAVAGGITSYMEMPNTKPPATSIEELEKKYTRASEVSMANYSFYLGATNNNLKEIKKLDPSRNCGVKVFMGSSTGNMLVDDPKALENIFAGSPTLICTHCEDEPTIRRNIQKARDEYGDEVPMKLHPVIRSEEACYLSSSRAVELARKHNARLHVLHLSTARELELFEQGTDFKKKRITAEVCVHHLWFDDGDYKRKGTLIKWNPAIKTKHDRDSLLAAVLNDKLDVIATDHAPHTIEEKQSRYFQSPSGGPLVQHSLNAMLELVHRGKISMEKVVEKMCHAPARLFGVKDRGFIEPGFKADLVLVDMEQEWTVAHSNIHYKCGWSPFQGEVFHSKVSHTWVNGKLAYMDGLFNEMIRGERLEFERI